The window GCTTCGGGCAGGTCTTCGGGTTCGCCTTCTCCCCGCGGCCGCGCACCCCGGCCGCCCGCTACCCAGGGCAGGTTCCGGAGCCGGTCCGCAAGGAGCGGCTGCAGCGGTTGTTCGCGCTCACCGACCGGATCTCGCTCGAGCTCAACCAGTCGCTGGTGGGCACGGTGGCCCGGGTGCTGATCGATGGCTCGAGCCGCCGCGACACGGAGGTCTGGCAGGGCAGGGGAGAGGACAACCGGGTGGTCAACTTCCCCCGCACGGGCCGCGAGGGCATCGGCGACGTGGTGGAGGTGCGGATCCGGCACGGCGCCGCCCACTCGTTGCGCGGCGAGGCGGTGGCGGCCGCCGCCACGCAGCTGCCGGTCCTGCCGCCGGCTTGACAAGCCGGGCCGGGGTCGACACATTGGAGCCATGAGCAACCCCGCCGAGCGACGCCCCCCGGTCAAGATGACGGTCCGGGCGCTGGTCATGGACCCGGTGTCGAACATGCCGGTCGTGATCCTGCAGAACGCCGACGAAAGCCAGTTCCTGCCGATCTGGATCGGCGTCTGCGAGGCCAACGCAATCTCGCTCGTGCTCGAGGGCGTGCCGACCCCGCGGCCGATGACCCACGATCTGATCCGCGACCTGCTCGGCGCCACCGGCTTCGCGGTCGACCACGTCTTCATCCACTCGCTCGCCGACAGCGTCTTCCTGGCCTCGATTCACCTCGTCAACGCCGCCGGGGACTCGCGGGAGGTCGATTCCCGCCCCTCCGACGCGCTGGCCCTGGCGCTGCGCACGCGGTCGGACGTGGTGGTCGACCCCGAGGTGCTGATCCAGGCGGCAGGCGCCGAGCAGAGCCAGGATGAGGCGATCCGGTCGATCCTGGAACGGCTGCGCCCGGAAGACCTCGGCGAGTACGAGATGTAGCCCGAGGAAATTGACACCATTTCGCAGGCCGCCCTATAGTGGTCGACGCCGGAGGCATCAGGGCGCCACATGATCGTCGCGATCACCAACCAGAAGGGCGGGGTCGGCAAGACCACGACCGCCATCAGCCTCGCAGCCGGGTTCGCGCAGAAAGGCCTGGACACGCTGCTCGTCGATCTCGACCCGCAGGCCAACTCGACGATGTCCTTCGTCGACCTCGACCGGCTCGACGGCAACATGTTCGACGTGCTGCGCGGTACCCTCCCGCTTGCCCAGGTGATCGTGCCGGCGGGCCTCGACCACCTCTGGATCGCGCCGTCGCGGATCGCGATGGCCAAGCTCGAGGTTTCGATGGTGGGTGAGCTCGACGCGCCGTACCGGCTGAAGGACGCTCTCGAGCGTCTGGAGGCGGGTTTCGACGCCATCATCATCGACACCCCGCCCACCCTCGGGCTGATCACCGTCAACGCGCTGGTCGCCGCGACCCACGTCCTGATCCCGATCCAGTCCTCGTACTTCGCCCTCGAGGGCACTGACGACCTCCTGGAGACGATCGACAAGATCAAGGCCAGGCCCAACACCGAGCTGCAGCTCCTCGGCGTGCTGGTCACCATGTTCGACCACCGCACCATCCTCTCGAAGCAGGTCCTCAAGGAGATCAAGGGAGTGTTCGGCCGCCTCGTGTTCAAGACCGTGATCACCAAGTCGGTCCGCCTCGAGGAGGCCCCGGCCCACCAGCGCAGCATCTTCGAGCACGCGCCCCGGTCGAGCGGCGCCTTCGAGTACTACCGGCTCTGCGAGGAGGTCCTGCAGCGTGTCGGATCCGAGTAAGGACAACGTCGGCCTGCCCTCCAAGAAGCGCATGCGCCACGACCGCCACTTCGTGGACGAGCTCGCGCAGCGGATGGGGGAGGGGATCGGCCGGATGCTCCGGATCACCGCCATCACCGCCAACCAGGACCAGCCCCGTTCCACCCTCGGTGACCTCTCCGAGCTCATGACCAGCATCCAGAAGCATGGCGTCCTCGAGCCCCTGCTGGTCCGCCGCCGCGACGACGGCCGCTACCAGCTCGTCTCCGGCGAGCGCCGGTTTCACGCCGCGATGCAGGTCGGTCTGTCCGAGGTCCCCTGCGTCGAGCTCACCGTCAGCGACGAGCAGGCGCTCGAGATCGCGCTGGTCGAGAATCTCCAGCGACAGGATCTCAATGCTTTCGAAGAGGCCGAGGGGTTCCACACCCTGGTCGCCAAGTACGGATACACCCACGAGCGGGTCGCGGAGGCCGTCGGCCGCTCCCGGGTGACCGTCACCGAGACCCTCAAGCTCCTCGACCTGCCCGACCGGGTGCGCACCGCATGTCGGCATGCCGACATCACCGCCAAGGGGGTCCTGCTCGAGATCGCCAAGGCGCGCACCGCCTCCCTCATGCTTCGCCTCATCGACGAGATCGCCGACCGCCAGCTCGACCGCGACGCGATCCGGGAGCGCCGCCGCCAGCTCGCCCTCGACGCCGACGAGGCCGACAACAGCAGCGCGCCGCTCCCGCCGCCCACCGAGCGCTCACGCCCGTACACCCTCAGGTTCCGCAGCCCGGACCGCGTCGTCAGCCTGTCCTTGTCCTTCCGCACCAACGAGCAGCCGAAGCGGGAGCAGGTGATCCGCGCCCTCGAGACCATCCTCGACGAGCTGCGCAGCGGCACCGCGACCGACGACCCGGAAGGCTGAGCCGGAATGAGGCCCTGCCGAGCGCGAACGCGCTGGTTCATGGTTCTGAGTTGACATAATATCTCTTATCGGACATTGAATATCCCAGTGCAGCCTGCGGAAATCCCCGGCCCTGTGGAAATCCTGTGAGTCTCCCCCTCCGCCCCCGCCTGGCGGATCGCTTCCCGCCGGCGGGCGCAACCGGTATAGACTGCTGCTGGCGCGCCGATCGTCGTGGCGCCGGCGGCACAGTCCCCGGCGGCTCCGGGTCGCGGCGCGCGTCGGAGGTCGGCCGAGGTGAAGCTGGACCGCATGGTCGCGCGTGAGGTGATGGCGCCCGCCGCCCTGGGCTTCATCACCTACACCTTCCTGCTGATGATGCGGGGCCTGTTCGGCCTGATCGAGCAGATCTTCGTGCGCGGCCTGCCGGTGCGCGACGCGCTCGCGGTGCTGCTGGTGACCGTCCCCCACGTGGTGGTGCTGACGATCCCGATGGGCTACCTGTTCGGGGTGCTGCTCGGGATCGGCCGGTTGAGCGCCGACCGCGAGATCGTGGCCCTCCAGGCGGCCGGGATCTCGGCGCGCCGGCTGGTGCGGCCGGTGGTGGTGCTGGGCGTGCTGCTGGCGCTCCTGACCGGCTACCTGTCGACGGTCCAGATCCCGCAGGCCAACCGGACGCTGCGCGACCTCCGGGTGCGGCTGTTCTCGGCGGCCCGGAACCTGGGCAGGATCCAGCCCGGGGTGTTCTACGAGGAGTTCCCGAACATCCTGCTGTTCGTGCGCCAGGTCGACGTCGCCACCGGCGACTGGGAGAACGTCCTGGTGTACGACAACACCGGCGCCGGCGAGGAGCGGCTCACCCTCGCCCGCCGGGGACGGGTGGTGTCGGCGGTGGCCAATGGCGGTCCCGGGGAAGGGCTGGCCGGCAACGAGGCGGCCGCCGCGGTGAGACGCCAGCCGTGGATCGAGCTCGAGGACGCCGTCACCCACCAATTTCCGCGCGCGTCGCCCGAGACCTACCGGGTCAACAACAATCGCGAGCTCAAGTTCCGGCCGCAGGTGCAGGGCGCCGGCAACGTCCGCTACGACCGGGCGATGCGCGAGCTGAGCACCCTCGAGCTCGCCGAGCTCGCCCGCGACGGCGCCGGTGTCGCTGGGCCGCCGGTCGATGACGCCGACGCGCAGAGCCAGGGCGAGGAGCTACGGGCGGCCGCGGTCGAGCTCCACCGCCGTTTCTCGGTGCCCGCGGCGTGCATCGTGTTCGCGCTGCTCGCGGTCCCGCTCGGCATCGGCTCGCGCTCGGGAGGCCGCGGACGCGGCTTCGTGGTCTCGGTCGCGGTGGTCCTCGTCTACTGGATCGTGGGCAACAACGGCGAGATGCTCGCGCTCGAGGGCCGGGTCCCGCCGTGGCTCGGCATCTGGCTGCCCAACATCGCGCTCCTCGTGCTGTCGCTGGTGCTGATGACGCGGATGGGGCGGTGGCTGGGCGAGCGTGCGCCGCGCGAGGGCCCGGTGCGCCGCCTCATCGACGGCCTCCGCCGGTGGCGAAGCCGGCACCGGCCGGCGCCGACCGCTGCCGAGGACGTGCGCTC of the Thermoanaerobaculales bacterium genome contains:
- a CDS encoding ParB/RepB/Spo0J family partition protein encodes the protein MSDPSKDNVGLPSKKRMRHDRHFVDELAQRMGEGIGRMLRITAITANQDQPRSTLGDLSELMTSIQKHGVLEPLLVRRRDDGRYQLVSGERRFHAAMQVGLSEVPCVELTVSDEQALEIALVENLQRQDLNAFEEAEGFHTLVAKYGYTHERVAEAVGRSRVTVTETLKLLDLPDRVRTACRHADITAKGVLLEIAKARTASLMLRLIDEIADRQLDRDAIRERRRQLALDADEADNSSAPLPPPTERSRPYTLRFRSPDRVVSLSLSFRTNEQPKREQVIRALETILDELRSGTATDDPEG
- a CDS encoding ParA family protein, which translates into the protein MIVAITNQKGGVGKTTTAISLAAGFAQKGLDTLLVDLDPQANSTMSFVDLDRLDGNMFDVLRGTLPLAQVIVPAGLDHLWIAPSRIAMAKLEVSMVGELDAPYRLKDALERLEAGFDAIIIDTPPTLGLITVNALVAATHVLIPIQSSYFALEGTDDLLETIDKIKARPNTELQLLGVLVTMFDHRTILSKQVLKEIKGVFGRLVFKTVITKSVRLEEAPAHQRSIFEHAPRSSGAFEYYRLCEEVLQRVGSE
- a CDS encoding bifunctional nuclease family protein, producing MSNPAERRPPVKMTVRALVMDPVSNMPVVILQNADESQFLPIWIGVCEANAISLVLEGVPTPRPMTHDLIRDLLGATGFAVDHVFIHSLADSVFLASIHLVNAAGDSREVDSRPSDALALALRTRSDVVVDPEVLIQAAGAEQSQDEAIRSILERLRPEDLGEYEM
- a CDS encoding LptF/LptG family permease, which gives rise to MKLDRMVAREVMAPAALGFITYTFLLMMRGLFGLIEQIFVRGLPVRDALAVLLVTVPHVVVLTIPMGYLFGVLLGIGRLSADREIVALQAAGISARRLVRPVVVLGVLLALLTGYLSTVQIPQANRTLRDLRVRLFSAARNLGRIQPGVFYEEFPNILLFVRQVDVATGDWENVLVYDNTGAGEERLTLARRGRVVSAVANGGPGEGLAGNEAAAAVRRQPWIELEDAVTHQFPRASPETYRVNNNRELKFRPQVQGAGNVRYDRAMRELSTLELAELARDGAGVAGPPVDDADAQSQGEELRAAAVELHRRFSVPAACIVFALLAVPLGIGSRSGGRGRGFVVSVAVVLVYWIVGNNGEMLALEGRVPPWLGIWLPNIALLVLSLVLMTRMGRWLGERAPREGPVRRLIDGLRRWRSRHRPAPTAAEDVRSAVADSGEVTWQQVATRFPALLDRYLIRRLVAPLLLVLLSTIALYVVVDLTEHAGEMAKNKAPATVILAYYWNLMPQVVIDVLPFGMLIAVLVLLTALERQQELTALKGAGISLYRLMVPALMVAAAGGLALWLLTEHVVPGANRTKEQLLDVIEGKVTGARSYRVTDRQWLLSRDDETFYNFLRYDGEQKVLFRLTIYRVDEDMRLRFHQYAHRARWDGNAWVADGGWFRQFFPDGTDEFRRISRPLRLQVPEGPDYFGQEYSRPSEMSFTELRQYIGELVESGYQPSRLVVRLHQKLAYPLSAVIMVWLAMPFALNRGGRRVTTIQGVALALGLGIAYSILVIVFAKLGEAEVLPPVIGAWAPVLLGMLFAVNRMTALRT